A single genomic interval of Natronoarchaeum philippinense harbors:
- the mnhG gene encoding monovalent cation/H(+) antiporter subunit G, translating into MSAIETARLALVGLLLVGSLFFTLVSTVGVLRLPDIYSRAHTASQADTLGAGFALAAVAVVLGLQPTTAKTVLLLLFIFLTNPTAAHAIARAADEDGIEPWTADDDRTAEDLAPDHANTTESAESADAADRDEGGEPA; encoded by the coding sequence ATGAGCGCGATCGAGACGGCCCGGCTCGCCCTCGTGGGCCTCTTGCTCGTCGGGTCGCTGTTCTTCACGCTCGTCTCGACTGTCGGCGTCCTACGACTGCCCGACATCTACTCGCGGGCTCACACCGCCTCGCAGGCGGACACGCTCGGCGCCGGCTTCGCGCTCGCGGCCGTCGCAGTAGTGCTCGGTCTGCAGCCGACGACCGCGAAGACGGTGTTGCTGTTGCTGTTTATCTTCCTGACGAACCCGACGGCGGCCCACGCGATCGCCCGCGCAGCCGACGAGGACGGCATCGAGCCGTGGACGGCCGACGACGACCGCACGGCAGAGGACCTCGCGCCGGACCACGCCAACACGACCGAATCGGCCGAGTCGGCAGACGCGGCCGACCGCGACGAGGGAGGTGAGCCGGCATGA
- a CDS encoding DUF4040 domain-containing protein, with product MSAITAALFVFVLATAVLTAVLRDVLAAIIVFAAYSLGMAIFYAVLLAPDVAMTEAAIGAGVTTLLLLLTIAKTVRPSTDATFERPSLPGLLVVGAFTAVVLATVPSFPAVGSETAPIWSNPEVSQYYLEHAYKDTGVENAVTAVLAGYRGFDTFGEAVVVFAAGIAALLALQTEVFTGE from the coding sequence ATCTCCGCGATCACCGCCGCGTTGTTCGTGTTCGTGCTCGCCACGGCGGTGCTGACCGCCGTGCTCAGAGACGTGCTCGCGGCGATCATCGTCTTCGCCGCCTACAGTCTCGGAATGGCGATCTTCTACGCCGTCCTGCTCGCGCCCGACGTGGCCATGACCGAGGCGGCTATCGGCGCCGGCGTGACGACGCTGTTGTTGCTGTTGACGATCGCAAAGACCGTCCGCCCGTCGACGGACGCGACGTTCGAGCGGCCCAGCCTTCCGGGCCTGCTCGTCGTCGGCGCCTTTACGGCCGTCGTGCTTGCGACGGTTCCGTCGTTCCCCGCGGTCGGCAGCGAGACGGCACCGATCTGGTCGAACCCGGAGGTAAGCCAGTATTACCTCGAACACGCCTACAAGGACACCGGCGTCGAGAACGCCGTCACGGCCGTCCTCGCGGGCTACCGTGGGTTCGACACGTTCGGCGAGGCGGTCGTGGTGTTCGCGGCCGGTATCGCCGCACTACTGGCTCTGCAGACGGAGGTGTTCACCGGTGAGTAA
- a CDS encoding MnhB domain-containing protein, with protein MSNDTEEYEPISEDQPYVESQVIMTTVRVIAPFSFTYGLFLTFHGGGSPGGGFQGGAIIGATILMIAFAFGIEPTRDWLSNGTVVGLASGGVLAFALIGLVPLALGGQFLEHPLYESTLGIYDGKKYALEGVEILGIMPIVAGVVVGLFFAIAAGFGGGARLTGDGGERPDGGDSR; from the coding sequence GTGAGTAACGATACTGAGGAGTACGAACCGATCAGCGAGGACCAGCCCTACGTCGAGAGTCAGGTGATCATGACGACCGTTCGCGTGATCGCCCCCTTCTCGTTTACCTACGGGCTCTTCTTGACCTTCCACGGCGGCGGCTCGCCCGGGGGCGGGTTCCAGGGCGGCGCCATCATCGGCGCGACGATCCTGATGATCGCCTTCGCCTTCGGCATCGAACCGACCCGGGACTGGCTCTCGAACGGCACCGTCGTCGGGCTCGCCAGCGGCGGCGTGCTCGCCTTCGCGCTGATCGGGCTGGTCCCGCTCGCGCTCGGCGGGCAGTTCCTCGAACACCCGCTGTACGAGTCCACGCTGGGCATCTACGACGGCAAGAAGTACGCGCTGGAGGGCGTCGAGATCCTCGGCATCATGCCGATCGTCGCCGGCGTCGTCGTGGGCCTCTTCTTCGCCATCGCGGCGGGCTTCGGCGGCGGCGCCCGGTTGACGGGCGATGGCGGCGAGCGGCCCGACGGAGGTGATTCGCGGTGA
- a CDS encoding cation:proton antiporter subunit C — translation MLASRYAYVLFALLVGTGLYMVVSSPNFVKKVIGLNLFQTGLFLFLIASAYLDGGSTAIVHGEGGPYVSPLPQVLVLTAIVVGVALTAVALALIVRIYDEYGTLREDVLREVRADD, via the coding sequence ATGCTCGCCAGCAGGTACGCCTACGTTCTGTTCGCTCTGCTGGTCGGCACCGGCCTGTACATGGTCGTGTCGAGCCCGAACTTCGTCAAGAAGGTGATCGGCCTGAACCTGTTCCAGACGGGCCTGTTCCTGTTCCTGATCGCCAGCGCCTACCTCGACGGCGGCTCGACGGCCATCGTCCACGGCGAGGGCGGCCCCTACGTCAGCCCGCTCCCGCAGGTGCTGGTCCTGACCGCGATCGTCGTCGGCGTCGCGCTGACGGCGGTCGCGCTCGCGCTGATCGTCCGCATCTACGACGAGTACGGCACGCTCCGCGAGGACGTGCTCCGGGAGGTGCGTGCCGATGACTGA
- a CDS encoding proton-conducting transporter transmembrane domain-containing protein encodes MTDASIAVVGLIVLPLVAAAVALLAGVVRDRTGWAIAVASLLGEAALVAWLATAVYGGQGELVHVLGGYGRPGPEGLAVGIELVADQLSALIAVLIVVVSLGVLAVARSAGPRGNAFFSAFLLLNGGLMGVVLTGDVFNLFVFLEIVGLATYALVASDRRPDAAVATLKYLIVGTTGASMYLLGVAYLFMATGVLNMADLSAVLAGQAGLGGEVLYTDTLVLAGFAFVTVGLFVKAAIFPLHVWQPDAYAAAPDTVTAYISALVSTAGAYAFARIALDVFTPAFFEAVPAAAWAIVTLASISVVAGSALAVTQTRVKRVFAYSSVSQFGLIVAAVGVAVHPAASPAAIEYAVLGAAIHLIGHGVIKGGLFVAAAGLARTADARTLDEYAGLGREAPLQSGALAVLALSLVGVPPTVGFLGKFYIALGAVEAGIWPVAAVILLSTVLTLAYAARFLERLYFTPRSAAPSTGAVAADGGSDGSSPAAQSKRDADLPGASLGLLAALVGAVILAVALGFAGFEFADAMAPFVSEVVQ; translated from the coding sequence ATGACTGACGCCTCGATCGCCGTCGTCGGCCTGATCGTCCTGCCGCTGGTCGCGGCCGCGGTGGCGCTTCTGGCCGGCGTCGTCCGCGATCGGACCGGCTGGGCCATCGCCGTCGCCTCGCTGCTCGGCGAGGCCGCCCTCGTCGCTTGGCTCGCCACCGCGGTGTACGGTGGCCAAGGCGAACTCGTCCACGTGCTCGGCGGCTACGGCCGTCCCGGTCCCGAGGGGCTCGCGGTCGGCATCGAACTGGTCGCCGACCAGCTCTCGGCGCTGATCGCCGTGCTGATCGTCGTCGTCTCGCTGGGCGTCCTCGCCGTCGCGCGTTCGGCCGGCCCCCGCGGGAACGCCTTCTTCAGCGCGTTCTTGCTGCTCAACGGCGGGCTGATGGGCGTCGTGCTGACCGGCGACGTGTTCAACCTGTTCGTCTTCCTCGAAATCGTCGGGCTGGCGACCTACGCGCTGGTCGCCTCCGACAGGCGTCCAGACGCCGCCGTCGCCACGCTGAAGTACCTGATCGTCGGGACGACCGGCGCGTCGATGTACCTGCTCGGCGTCGCCTACCTGTTCATGGCGACCGGCGTGTTGAACATGGCCGACCTGTCGGCCGTGCTGGCCGGACAGGCCGGGCTCGGCGGCGAAGTGCTGTACACCGACACGCTCGTGCTGGCCGGCTTCGCGTTCGTGACCGTCGGCCTGTTCGTCAAGGCGGCGATCTTCCCGCTGCACGTCTGGCAGCCCGACGCCTACGCGGCGGCGCCCGACACCGTCACCGCCTACATCTCGGCGCTGGTCTCGACCGCGGGCGCGTACGCCTTCGCCCGCATCGCGCTCGACGTGTTCACGCCGGCCTTCTTCGAGGCCGTGCCCGCCGCGGCGTGGGCGATCGTGACGCTGGCCTCGATCAGTGTGGTCGCCGGCAGCGCGCTGGCCGTGACTCAAACTCGGGTCAAGCGCGTGTTCGCGTACTCGTCGGTGTCGCAGTTCGGCCTGATCGTCGCGGCCGTCGGCGTCGCCGTCCACCCCGCGGCGTCGCCCGCCGCGATCGAGTACGCGGTGCTCGGCGCCGCGATCCACCTGATCGGCCACGGCGTCATCAAGGGCGGCCTGTTCGTCGCCGCGGCCGGCCTCGCGCGGACGGCCGACGCGCGCACGCTCGACGAGTACGCGGGCCTCGGCCGCGAGGCGCCCCTGCAGTCGGGCGCGCTCGCCGTGCTCGCGCTCTCGCTGGTCGGCGTCCCGCCGACGGTCGGCTTCCTCGGGAAGTTCTACATCGCGCTGGGCGCCGTCGAAGCCGGGATCTGGCCGGTCGCAGCGGTCATCCTGCTCAGCACCGTGCTGACGCTGGCGTATGCCGCGCGATTCCTCGAACGGCTCTACTTCACCCCCCGGTCGGCGGCGCCCTCGACCGGAGCGGTTGCGGCCGATGGCGGCTCGGATGGCTCGTCCCCCGCGGCCCAATCCAAGCGGGACGCCGACCTCCCCGGTGCATCGCTCGGCCTGCTGGCCGCGCTCGTCGGCGCCGTGATACTCGCCGTCGCGCTCGGCTTCGCCGGCTTCGAGTTCGCCGACGCGATGGCTCCCTTCGTCTCTGAGGTGGTCCAATAG
- a CDS encoding proton-conducting transporter transmembrane domain-containing protein — MVEMSLRPLAAVLVSAVAIVLIVASYRRPNLRDSWSVAAALAKFGIVASMVPGVLAGESYRWSMGSYAPVADGPAIEFALEADALGVIFALLASLLWIFTSFYAVGYMRGLDEHAQTRFFAAFAASLAAAVGIAFAANLVTIFVFYELLSVATYPLVAHDEDGEARAAGRKYLTYTFFGGGVLVLAGTALVFVLAGTTEFGATAQALATADPVLAKAAFALLAAGFGVKAGLMPLHSWLPDAMVAPTPVSGLLHAVAVVKSGVFGIARLVLEVYSPAVVSDLGMGVLLASVAAFTILVSSLIALRQDHLKRRLAYSTVSQLSYIVLGLALLGPTAIKGGLLHIPAHAFMKLTLFFCAGFIHVETHTDYISEMDGIGKRMPLTMSAFAVAAAGMAGIPLVAGFVSKWFLLIGAVEVEQAVFAVALLLSGVLNIAYFWPIVYGAFFESPGEADSKPLLEGPLGGRFGAAADADAAPVATDGSGDDADAADASEDATASSGTYAVDRNPSDHRSEEEREQRSDADDAADGSGRDDDVDHHDVAHDDHAHGGTTGDWEAVGWTGGEGSWLMLGPILAVAAGAIVLGVVPYQAVFLQLIEQVLTEVTF; from the coding sequence ATGGTAGAAATGTCTCTGCGACCGCTGGCGGCCGTGTTGGTCTCGGCCGTTGCGATCGTTCTGATCGTCGCGTCGTATCGCCGCCCGAACCTCCGGGACAGCTGGTCGGTCGCGGCCGCGCTGGCCAAGTTCGGCATCGTCGCCAGCATGGTCCCCGGCGTCCTCGCGGGCGAGAGCTACCGCTGGTCGATGGGGTCGTACGCGCCGGTCGCCGACGGTCCGGCGATCGAGTTCGCGCTCGAAGCCGACGCGCTCGGCGTGATCTTCGCGCTGCTCGCGAGCCTGCTGTGGATCTTCACGTCGTTCTACGCGGTGGGGTACATGCGCGGGCTCGACGAGCACGCCCAGACGCGGTTTTTCGCCGCGTTCGCCGCCAGCCTCGCGGCCGCGGTCGGGATCGCCTTCGCGGCGAATCTGGTGACGATCTTCGTGTTCTACGAGCTGCTGTCGGTGGCGACGTACCCGCTGGTCGCCCACGACGAGGACGGCGAGGCGCGCGCCGCCGGCCGGAAGTATCTGACCTACACGTTCTTCGGCGGCGGCGTGCTCGTGCTCGCTGGCACCGCGCTGGTGTTTGTGCTCGCGGGCACGACCGAGTTCGGCGCCACGGCACAGGCGCTCGCCACTGCCGACCCCGTGCTGGCCAAGGCGGCGTTCGCGCTGCTTGCGGCCGGGTTCGGCGTCAAGGCCGGCCTGATGCCGCTGCACTCGTGGCTGCCGGACGCGATGGTCGCGCCGACGCCGGTGTCGGGGCTGCTCCACGCCGTCGCGGTCGTCAAAAGCGGCGTCTTCGGCATCGCGCGGCTGGTGCTGGAGGTGTACAGTCCGGCCGTCGTCTCCGACCTCGGCATGGGCGTCCTGCTGGCGTCGGTCGCGGCCTTCACCATCCTCGTGTCGAGCCTGATCGCGCTCCGGCAGGACCACCTCAAGCGGCGGCTGGCGTACTCGACGGTGAGCCAGTTGTCCTACATCGTGCTCGGGCTGGCGCTGCTCGGCCCGACTGCGATCAAGGGCGGTCTGCTGCACATCCCCGCCCACGCCTTTATGAAGCTCACACTGTTCTTCTGTGCGGGCTTCATCCACGTCGAAACCCACACCGACTACATCAGCGAGATGGACGGCATCGGGAAACGGATGCCCCTGACGATGTCGGCGTTCGCCGTCGCCGCGGCCGGGATGGCCGGCATCCCGCTCGTGGCCGGCTTCGTCAGCAAGTGGTTCCTGCTGATCGGTGCCGTCGAGGTCGAGCAGGCCGTCTTCGCGGTCGCGCTGTTGCTCTCGGGCGTCCTCAACATCGCGTACTTCTGGCCGATCGTCTACGGCGCCTTCTTCGAGTCGCCCGGCGAAGCCGACTCGAAACCGCTGCTCGAGGGACCGCTCGGCGGTCGCTTCGGTGCGGCTGCCGACGCCGATGCGGCGCCCGTGGCGACCGACGGCTCGGGTGACGATGCCGACGCCGCCGATGCCAGCGAGGACGCGACGGCGTCGTCTGGCACCTACGCGGTCGACCGGAACCCGAGCGATCACCGCTCCGAGGAGGAGCGAGAGCAGCGTTCGGACGCCGACGACGCGGCGGACGGCTCTGGCCGCGATGACGATGTGGACCACCACGACGTGGCCCACGACGACCACGCCCACGGCGGCACGACCGGCGATTGGGAAGCCGTCGGCTGGACCGGCGGCGAGGGCTCGTGGCTGATGCTCGGGCCGATTCTGGCCGTCGCGGCCGGCGCCATCGTGCTCGGCGTCGTTCCGTATCAGGCCGTGTTCCTGCAATTGATCGAGCAGGTCCTCACGGAGGTGACGTTCTGA
- a CDS encoding Na(+)/H(+) antiporter subunit D → MLDVIPPAALVLVAALLVAVLPRKLGHGVGALATGTALALSWLVPAGAHLQVELFGAFQAVLYNVDSFSRLMGLIFSFIGLVAVVYSYASDAERTQTAYALSYVGTSLAAVFAGDWLTLVFFWELMAVTSTLLVWHYGGRAVRAGFRYAILHGIGGSLVLAALVWHYAEAGTFLFGSLPGVAVEPGIAGTVAPVLIAIGIGVNVGFVGLHAWLPDTYPRPHIAASVFLCVYTTKTGVYGMYRAFPDGHLWIAYMGGAMAVFGATMALLQSDMRRLLSYHIQSQVGYMIAGVGIGTKLATAGAFGHVFNHILYKSLLFMTVGVVIYRTGEESLKKIGGLAKDMPITAGAFVVAALSISGFPLFNGYVSKGMITYAAHHGYEPLFYLLMIGGVGTFLSFIKLGYHAFFHGSYDGNVLDANRGQSVAMVAVAALCVFFGVVPSALYDLLPEGTYAAGHYTAYTVSHVLEVAVLAVTAVIGFVLLKNALEKVGKVPDIDAIYNPLTFYGTRAVVVGVTELYAAVDRAVVGFVGFVTGVAADPEAAVAATPLGDRVDDEYAHPLRAGVGTSILLVTLVVTLVLLVVLG, encoded by the coding sequence ATGTTGGATGTCATTCCACCCGCCGCGCTGGTGCTCGTCGCCGCGCTGCTGGTCGCCGTCTTGCCCCGCAAGCTGGGACACGGCGTCGGCGCGCTGGCGACCGGTACGGCGCTCGCGCTGTCGTGGCTCGTCCCCGCCGGCGCGCACCTGCAGGTCGAACTGTTCGGCGCGTTCCAAGCCGTCCTCTACAACGTCGACTCCTTTAGCCGGCTGATGGGCCTGATCTTCTCGTTCATCGGGCTCGTCGCCGTCGTCTACTCCTACGCCAGCGACGCCGAGCGCACACAGACCGCCTACGCGCTGTCGTACGTCGGCACGAGCCTCGCGGCCGTGTTCGCCGGCGACTGGCTGACGCTGGTGTTCTTCTGGGAGCTGATGGCCGTCACCTCGACGCTACTGGTCTGGCACTACGGCGGCCGGGCGGTGCGGGCCGGCTTCCGCTACGCCATCCTGCACGGGATCGGCGGCAGCCTCGTGCTCGCGGCACTGGTCTGGCACTATGCTGAAGCGGGAACCTTCCTGTTCGGCTCGCTCCCCGGCGTCGCCGTCGAGCCCGGTATCGCCGGCACCGTCGCGCCGGTCCTCATCGCAATCGGTATCGGCGTCAACGTCGGCTTCGTCGGCCTGCACGCGTGGCTGCCCGACACCTACCCGCGCCCGCACATCGCGGCATCGGTGTTCCTCTGCGTGTACACGACCAAGACCGGCGTGTACGGGATGTACCGAGCGTTCCCCGACGGTCATCTGTGGATCGCCTACATGGGCGGCGCGATGGCCGTCTTCGGCGCGACGATGGCGCTGCTCCAGTCCGATATGCGCCGGCTGCTGTCGTATCACATTCAGTCGCAGGTCGGCTACATGATCGCCGGCGTCGGCATCGGAACGAAACTCGCCACCGCCGGCGCCTTTGGCCACGTGTTCAACCACATCCTCTACAAGAGCCTGCTGTTCATGACGGTCGGCGTCGTGATCTACCGCACAGGTGAAGAGAGCCTGAAGAAGATCGGCGGCCTCGCCAAAGACATGCCGATCACCGCCGGCGCCTTCGTCGTCGCGGCGCTGTCGATCTCGGGCTTCCCGCTGTTCAACGGCTACGTCTCGAAGGGGATGATCACCTACGCCGCCCATCACGGATACGAGCCGCTGTTCTACCTGCTGATGATCGGGGGCGTCGGCACGTTCCTCTCGTTCATCAAGCTGGGCTATCACGCCTTCTTCCACGGGAGCTACGACGGCAACGTGCTCGACGCCAACCGCGGCCAGAGCGTTGCGATGGTCGCGGTCGCGGCGCTGTGTGTCTTCTTCGGCGTCGTGCCGTCCGCACTGTACGACCTCCTGCCCGAGGGCACCTACGCCGCCGGCCACTACACGGCGTACACGGTCAGTCACGTCCTCGAAGTCGCGGTGCTTGCGGTCACCGCCGTGATCGGGTTCGTGCTCCTGAAGAACGCGCTCGAAAAGGTCGGCAAGGTGCCGGACATCGACGCGATCTACAACCCGTTGACGTTCTACGGCACCCGCGCGGTCGTCGTCGGCGTCACCGAACTGTACGCCGCGGTCGACCGAGCGGTCGTCGGCTTCGTCGGCTTCGTCACCGGCGTCGCCGCCGATCCCGAGGCCGCCGTCGCTGCGACGCCGCTGGGCGATCGTGTCGACGACGAGTACGCCCACCCGCTTCGGGCGGGCGTCGGGACGAGCATCCTGCTCGTGACGCTGGTCGTGACGCTGGTCTTGTTGGTCGTGCTCGGGTAA
- a CDS encoding lipopolysaccharide biosynthesis protein → MGCVAVALIDRFSRGISATLLSRGVKMVANAALLVVLARFLLSPDEYGLLYLTISIVGVARLFSDLGLGRSTARYVNEYKEDGGGQLHHVLRVGFAVRLGLVIAVAIAVALGRGVIADLVGQPALGPYLLVGSLYLAVISFQSFFSVLFQGFSRVTLSACVGITNSISRVVFAVAFVLLGLGGVGALLGYVVAAALAVVVGAALLYTQLYVRYEHDDEREDGLRRRILEYSIPLTATRSANTLDKRVDTILVGALAGPAAAGFYTVGKQVSAFLDVPARSIGFTVSPAYGEEKANGEYERAARMYEASLRYVLLLYVPAATGLLLVADPAIVLVFGQDYAAATLVVQVMSIYVVFQAINLVTTQGLDYLGRARERAIGKGITAVGNVVLNVLLIPPYGAAGAAAATVLTFGFYVAGNVYIMHAELPVRTGRLRKTAGRVIAVSAGMAVGVALVMPHVSSIVSLVAVVALGVVIWGALSIASGLLDVGEAVTVLSRLT, encoded by the coding sequence GTGGGGTGTGTTGCGGTGGCGCTGATCGACCGGTTTTCGCGCGGCATCTCGGCGACGCTTTTGTCCCGCGGCGTCAAGATGGTCGCCAACGCGGCCTTGCTGGTCGTTCTCGCCCGATTCTTGCTCTCCCCGGACGAGTACGGCCTGCTGTACCTCACGATCTCGATCGTCGGCGTCGCTCGGCTCTTTAGCGATCTCGGGCTCGGGCGCTCGACGGCCCGATATGTCAACGAATATAAAGAGGACGGTGGCGGCCAGCTCCACCACGTGCTCCGGGTCGGCTTTGCCGTCCGACTGGGGCTCGTCATCGCCGTGGCGATCGCGGTGGCGCTGGGCCGCGGCGTCATCGCGGACTTAGTTGGTCAGCCCGCGCTCGGTCCCTATCTGCTCGTTGGGTCGCTGTATCTGGCGGTCATCTCGTTCCAGTCGTTTTTCAGCGTCCTGTTTCAGGGGTTTTCGCGGGTGACGCTCTCGGCCTGCGTCGGCATCACAAACAGCATCTCGCGGGTCGTCTTCGCGGTCGCCTTCGTCCTGCTGGGGCTGGGCGGCGTCGGCGCCTTGCTGGGCTACGTCGTCGCGGCGGCGCTTGCCGTGGTCGTCGGCGCCGCGTTGCTGTACACGCAACTGTACGTGCGCTACGAGCACGACGACGAGCGCGAGGACGGCCTCCGGCGGCGCATTCTGGAGTACAGCATCCCGCTGACGGCGACCCGGAGCGCGAACACGCTCGACAAGCGCGTCGACACGATCCTCGTCGGCGCGCTGGCCGGTCCGGCGGCGGCGGGCTTTTACACGGTCGGCAAGCAGGTCTCGGCGTTTCTTGACGTGCCGGCGCGTTCGATCGGCTTCACCGTCTCGCCGGCCTACGGCGAGGAGAAAGCAAACGGTGAGTACGAACGCGCCGCGCGCATGTACGAGGCCAGCCTCCGGTACGTGCTCTTGCTGTACGTCCCCGCCGCGACGGGGCTGTTGCTCGTCGCCGACCCCGCGATCGTGCTGGTGTTCGGGCAGGACTACGCGGCCGCGACGCTGGTCGTGCAGGTGATGAGCATCTACGTCGTGTTTCAGGCGATCAACCTCGTGACGACGCAGGGATTGGATTACCTCGGTCGCGCGCGCGAGCGAGCAATCGGCAAGGGTATCACCGCCGTGGGCAACGTCGTGCTCAACGTCCTCCTGATCCCGCCGTACGGCGCCGCCGGCGCTGCGGCAGCGACGGTGCTGACCTTCGGCTTCTACGTCGCCGGCAACGTCTACATCATGCACGCGGAACTGCCCGTTCGGACCGGCCGCCTCCGCAAAACTGCCGGTCGAGTGATCGCCGTCTCCGCGGGAATGGCCGTCGGCGTCGCGCTCGTGATGCCCCACGTCTCGTCGATCGTGTCGCTGGTGGCGGTCGTCGCGCTCGGCGTCGTGATCTGGGGGGCGCTCTCGATCGCGAGCGGCCTCCTCGATGTCGGCGAAGCGGTGACTGTGCTCTCGCGGCTGACCTGA
- a CDS encoding type IV pilin N-terminal domain-containing protein — MNFDLSSDDRAVASMLGMTLLLGTAVVGAAVVGTYVLDVGGSQETAPQVLWEWEETPDGVTVQHAGGDTVDPQSVHITGDVDPSYAGTTLDDPSLFGEGGISAGDEATIDDSKLSGDTGSVLLVWESSDGSQAVVLSEYEFDRN; from the coding sequence ATGAACTTCGACTTGTCTTCGGACGATCGCGCGGTCGCATCGATGCTCGGAATGACGCTGCTGCTCGGCACCGCCGTCGTCGGCGCCGCCGTCGTCGGAACCTACGTCCTCGACGTGGGTGGCAGTCAAGAGACGGCGCCGCAGGTCCTGTGGGAATGGGAAGAAACACCCGACGGCGTGACGGTCCAACACGCCGGCGGCGATACCGTCGATCCGCAGTCTGTCCATATCACGGGCGATGTCGATCCGAGCTACGCCGGCACGACGCTCGATGATCCCAGCCTGTTTGGCGAGGGCGGAATCTCGGCGGGCGACGAAGCGACGATCGACGACTCCAAACTGTCCGGCGACACGGGATCGGTGCTGCTGGTCTGGGAATCCTCTGACGGCAGCCAAGCCGTTGTTCTCTCGGAGTACGAGTTCGATCGTAACTGA
- a CDS encoding type IV pilin, translated as MNTDWSSDRGQSEVIGVVLIVGIVVLLSALAGLFIFDLSSNNLETAPQANFEVEQYGDQNQQVRLYHDGGDVITDTDAITVTVNGTEILNNQAAELVNDDGNIDAQTDVFFSTETSSGNIVAKNETIPNNTSYTGLDAGTPIKITWNPEDADNSAILFEYEVEDRS; from the coding sequence ATGAACACAGATTGGAGTTCGGACCGGGGCCAATCGGAGGTCATCGGCGTCGTGCTGATCGTCGGCATCGTCGTCCTCCTGTCGGCGCTGGCCGGGCTCTTCATTTTCGACCTATCGAGCAACAACCTCGAAACGGCGCCTCAAGCGAACTTCGAGGTCGAGCAGTACGGTGACCAGAACCAGCAAGTTCGCCTGTATCACGACGGCGGCGACGTGATTACGGACACCGATGCGATCACGGTGACTGTAAATGGCACAGAGATACTGAACAACCAAGCCGCTGAGTTGGTGAATGACGATGGGAACATCGACGCACAAACAGATGTTTTCTTTTCCACCGAAACCTCTTCAGGAAATATTGTTGCCAAGAATGAAACCATCCCTAACAACACATCCTACACTGGCCTTGACGCCGGAACCCCGATCAAAATAACGTGGAATCCGGAAGACGCGGACAATTCCGCAATTCTCTTCGAGTACGAGGTCGAAGACCGTAGCTAA
- the hpt gene encoding hypoxanthine/guanine phosphoribosyltransferase: MDQLKRSLLDAPIIEKDGYHYFVHPISDGVPMLKPELLREIVIRIIRKADLEDVDKIVTPAAMGIHISTAVSLMTDIPLVVIRKRQYGLDGEVALFQETGYSESEMYINDVYEGDRVLVLDDVLSTGGTLKAILGSLEDIGADVVDLVAVIKKVGGENALESTDYDAKTLINVDVDDAEVVIVDEHGDG; encoded by the coding sequence ATGGACCAGTTGAAGCGGTCGCTCCTCGATGCGCCGATCATCGAAAAGGATGGGTACCATTACTTCGTCCACCCGATCAGCGACGGCGTCCCGATGCTCAAACCCGAACTGCTCCGGGAGATCGTCATCCGAATCATCCGGAAGGCCGACCTCGAAGACGTCGACAAGATCGTCACGCCCGCCGCGATGGGCATCCACATCTCCACGGCGGTGTCGCTGATGACCGACATCCCGCTGGTGGTCATCCGCAAGCGTCAGTACGGCCTCGACGGCGAGGTCGCGCTGTTCCAAGAGACCGGCTACTCCGAATCGGAGATGTACATCAACGACGTCTACGAGGGCGACCGCGTGCTCGTGCTCGACGACGTGCTCTCGACCGGCGGGACGCTGAAGGCGATTCTGGGTTCGCTCGAAGATATCGGTGCCGATGTCGTCGACCTCGTCGCCGTTATCAAGAAGGTCGGCGGCGAGAACGCGCTGGAATCGACTGATTACGATGCGAAGACGCTGATTAACGTCGACGTCGACGACGCCGAAGTCGTCATCGTCGACGAGCACGGCGACGGGTAA